In Thermanaerovibrio velox DSM 12556, the genomic stretch ACCAGCGGGTGCTTGAGCTTCGGCCGGAGCGGAAGGACACCATGCTGATGATCGGGCTCTGCCAGGAGAGGCTCGGGCGCTACAACGAGGCCATGGACAGCTTCGGCAGGCAGGTGGTCCTTTCTCCCAAGGACCCCAGGGCGTTCCTTGGCATGGGGCGCATCCTGCTGCAGCTGGGGCGGCCAGAGGAGGCCCTGGGCCCCCTTAAGAAGGCCCAGAAGCTCTCCCGTTCATCCCCCTACTCCAACCGGCTTCTAGCCAAGGCCTACCGGGAGGTTGGAAGCCGGGAGCTGGCGATAAAACACCTTAGGATGGCCGCGGAGGGGGAGGAGGACCCGGCACAGCTGCTGCTGGACGGCAAGGAGCTGTTTCGTCTGATGGATTACGAGGGGGCCAGGGGGGTCTTCGAGGAGGTGCTGGCCAAGTCTCCGGATGACAACGCCGCCAAACACGCCCTGGGGGCGGCGAACTCCATGCTTGGTATACCCAACGACCCCAACCTTCTTGCGGTACCCGGCAAGTCCATCGGCCCCGTGGAGCTTGGGATCACCAAGGACCAGGCCCTCGAGCGGTTCGGGGAGCCCTCGTCCGCCGAGGGGCTCCAAGCGGGGGACAGGACCTTCGAGGTTTGGACCTACAACGTGATCCGCCTCAAGGACAGCGGAAAGACATACCCGGGCGTGCGGATACTCTTCGACGAGGACGGGGAGGCGGTGCAGGCGGAGAGCTCATCGGAGCGCTACAAGACCCAGGACGGCATAGGGGTGATGAGCTTCCTCAAGGAGCGCTACCGGGACCGGTTCGAGGTGTGGCAGGAGAACACCCACGAATACGTGGGGTACCGCTACTGCCTCAAAGGGGGGGGACTCACCCTTTACGTGTCCGACCTTGGGGGCATCACCGACCAGGGGGAGCGGCGGGCGATGGTGGTCCACCGGGGCTTCCTGCCCGCGGACGACTCGTCCCCCGGGGACCTTTGGATACGGGTGGAACAGGGAAAGCAATGACGGGGCCGTCGGAGGAATGGAGATGTAAAATAGGATCGGAGGTGGTTGAGTTGGATCGCAAGGAGCTGGCTTCCAAGATAGAACACGCGTTCCTCAAGCCCGACGCGGAGATCGGCGTCATAGAGCGGGGCTGCAGGGCCGCCGAAGAGGCCGGAATAGGGGCGGTGGTGGTTCAGCCCTGTCACGTAAGGGCCGTGTCCTCGCTGCTTGAGTCCTCCCCCACGAAGGTGGTGGCGGTCATCGGCTTCCCCATGGGGGGCACCTACACGGAGGCCAAGGTGCTGGAGGCTAGGATGGCGGTGGAGGAAGGGGCGGACGAGCTGGACCTGGTGATGAACCTGAGCCTCTTCGCCTCCGGCAGGTACCAAGAGGTTCAGGAGGATCTGGAGAAGGTTATTCAGGCGTCCCACGGAAGGCCCGTCAAGGTCATCCTCGAGACCTCCTTGTGGGACGAGGGGGCCATAGTTAAGGGCTGCCACATCGCCAGGGACGCGGGGGCCTCGTTCGTCAAGAGCTCCACCGGCTTCTTCGGGGGCGCCGAGGAGTGGTCCGTGCGGCTCATGAGGAAGACCGTAGGCAACCGCATGGGGGTCAAGGCCTCGGGAGGCATAAAGGACCTGAGCAAGATGCTGGCCATGCTCTCCGCCGGGGCAGACCGCATAGGCACCAGTTCCACCTTCGAGATACTGGACCAGTGGGATAAGCGGTTCAAGGGCTGATCCCCATGGGCCGTCGGGAGGGGCCGCAAAAGGCCCGCCGGGCGGCCGGGGATAGTGAAACAACAGGATGGGGGAGACAGGGGAGTAGGACGATAAGGGCTTTAAGGTTCACAAGGCCCTCCGGGGAGGCGGTCCTCCGGGGGGCCTTGTACTTTTTTGCTCTTTCGTCCTCGTCCTTATCTTTTAATTCCCCAACCTCCCCCGCACGGCGGGATCACGGGACCTCCAGGGGGCACCGGTCATGGGGGAACAGCAGGTTATCCGCGATCCAACTAACCGGGTCTATCCCCTCTGGAACGTGGAACCTGGCGGCCTCCTTGGCCCCCTTCGAGGCGGAGGCCACCGCCACCGACGTGGGGAAACGGCTGAGCATGTGCCGGTCGTTATCCCCGTCCCCCATGACCAGGACCTCCTGGGGCTGGAGCCCCAAGAGGAGACACAGCATCTCCAGGGAGCTCCCCTTGTTCACCCCACGCCTCATGACCTCCAGGAAGTGTCCCTTGGAGGTGTAGAACTCGAGGTCCGGGAAACGGGACGCCGCCTCCTTGATGATCCGTCCAAGCCGGGATGAGTCCTCCTCCACCGCCAGTATCTTGGTGGAGGCGAAGGGTTCGTCAAAGAGGGCCTCCCCCATCTCCAGGGGGCTGACACCGGATAGCTCCGTGTAGTACCTGGCCCTGGTGGAGGAGGCCTCCTCCA encodes the following:
- a CDS encoding tetratricopeptide repeat protein; the encoded protein is MADTGSGENPMGKGDTRAPGGEQTELPGEPLTGQTPQELNFTPPPPKTVSRGVILWVLLALLGAFFGGGVWYYRTKVLPERLFLEADRLYEAKRYDKALELYQRVLELRPERKDTMLMIGLCQERLGRYNEAMDSFGRQVVLSPKDPRAFLGMGRILLQLGRPEEALGPLKKAQKLSRSSPYSNRLLAKAYREVGSRELAIKHLRMAAEGEEDPAQLLLDGKELFRLMDYEGARGVFEEVLAKSPDDNAAKHALGAANSMLGIPNDPNLLAVPGKSIGPVELGITKDQALERFGEPSSAEGLQAGDRTFEVWTYNVIRLKDSGKTYPGVRILFDEDGEAVQAESSSERYKTQDGIGVMSFLKERYRDRFEVWQENTHEYVGYRYCLKGGGLTLYVSDLGGITDQGERRAMVVHRGFLPADDSSPGDLWIRVEQGKQ
- the deoC gene encoding deoxyribose-phosphate aldolase — its product is MVELDRKELASKIEHAFLKPDAEIGVIERGCRAAEEAGIGAVVVQPCHVRAVSSLLESSPTKVVAVIGFPMGGTYTEAKVLEARMAVEEGADELDLVMNLSLFASGRYQEVQEDLEKVIQASHGRPVKVILETSLWDEGAIVKGCHIARDAGASFVKSSTGFFGGAEEWSVRLMRKTVGNRMGVKASGGIKDLSKMLAMLSAGADRIGTSSTFEILDQWDKRFKG
- a CDS encoding HAD-IIB family hydrolase, with the protein product MTGPYWMTTESCPPTREELLRGLAERGMRITFVTGRMFRSAMRFADRVPLGAPVVAYNGAMIVDQMGITWYHDPIPADTSLEVLRFFKSLGVYVQAYRDEELLVEEASSTRARYYTELSGVSPLEMGEALFDEPFASTKILAVEEDSSRLGRIIKEAASRFPDLEFYTSKGHFLEVMRRGVNKGSSLEMLCLLLGLQPQEVLVMGDGDNDRHMLSRFPTSVAVASASKGAKEAARFHVPEGIDPVSWIADNLLFPHDRCPLEVP